In a genomic window of Niallia taxi:
- a CDS encoding 2-hydroxyacid dehydrogenase, whose amino-acid sequence MKQTVYITRKLPNEIVEKLSQFQVRMWEEEGKPVPREILLKEVENVNGLICLLTDTIDEEVISRAKHLQIISNVAVGYNNIDVQAATKKGIIVTNTPGVLTETTADLTFTLLMAAARGIPAASDALRGGQWGAWSLMEFTGQDIFEATLGIIGLGRIGEALVKRAQGFNMNVLYYNRTRKYDKERELGITYAEQSELLQRSDYVCLMLPYSPEVHHLIGKEELSLMKRNAILINTARGGLVDEEALYHALKSGEIWGAGLDVFEQEPVPVDHHLLTLTNVVTLPHIGSASLKTRMKMAYLAVDNIIRVLNGDVPLTEVRL is encoded by the coding sequence ATGAAACAGACTGTTTACATTACTAGAAAGCTGCCAAATGAAATCGTTGAGAAGCTATCGCAATTTCAAGTGCGAATGTGGGAAGAAGAAGGGAAACCAGTACCAAGGGAAATTCTGCTTAAAGAAGTTGAAAATGTAAACGGGCTTATCTGTTTATTAACAGACACGATAGATGAAGAGGTCATAAGCAGGGCGAAGCATTTACAGATTATAAGTAATGTAGCGGTAGGCTACAACAATATTGATGTTCAAGCAGCAACGAAAAAAGGAATAATCGTGACTAATACCCCTGGAGTTTTAACAGAAACGACAGCAGATTTAACTTTTACGCTGTTAATGGCAGCTGCTCGCGGCATACCTGCTGCCTCTGATGCTTTGCGTGGTGGACAATGGGGGGCTTGGTCGTTAATGGAATTTACTGGTCAAGATATATTTGAAGCAACATTAGGGATTATTGGCTTAGGTAGAATTGGTGAAGCACTTGTGAAGAGGGCACAAGGATTTAACATGAATGTGCTTTATTATAATCGCACCCGAAAGTATGATAAAGAACGTGAGCTTGGTATCACATATGCAGAGCAATCGGAACTTTTGCAAAGATCTGATTACGTATGTCTCATGCTTCCATATAGTCCAGAAGTCCACCATCTAATTGGGAAAGAGGAATTGTCTTTAATGAAACGAAATGCCATTCTTATCAACACAGCCAGAGGCGGCCTAGTCGATGAAGAGGCATTATATCATGCTTTAAAAAGCGGCGAAATTTGGGGTGCTGGCTTAGATGTTTTCGAACAGGAACCAGTACCAGTTGATCATCACTTATTAACTTTAACTAATGTGGTTACATTGCCGCATATCGGTAGTGCAAGTCTTAAAACAAGAATGAAAATGGCATATCTTGCAGTAGATAATATAATAAGGGTGCTGAATGGTGATGTTCCATTAACAGAGGTTCGCCTGTAA
- a CDS encoding alpha-amylase family glycosyl hydrolase, protein MKKWYAVSLSLPLAASLSSRVSVKEEKNQNDKDGVFYEIYVKSFYDSDGNGHGDLKGVIKKLDYLNDGNRNTNKDLQVNGLWLMPINTSPSYHKYDVTDYYSIDPEYGTLADFHELTLEAHKRDVKVIIDLVINHTSSEHPWFIEASRDVTSKYHDYYVWSDEHTDLSETGSWGQQVWYKNLNGAGYYYGTFWSGMPDLNFTNPHVREELIKIGQYWLKQGADGFRLDAAMHIYKGQTTDGALNNLKWWEQFRAAMLEVKPDVYLVGEVWDVAEVVAPYYKSLDSAFNFDLASKIVHSVKNGIDEGIAAAAIATDELYRTYNPNKIDATFLTNHDQIRVMSELNGDIKKGKSAASILLTLPGNPFLYYGEEIGMTGEKPDELIREPFRWYEGDGEGQTSWQSPVYNIGNNGISVEGQDDRENSLLSHYRKMIRIRQQYEELGKGNLETIEVNNAKVVAYNRTYKKSSIQIFHNIANETVVVKTPLIGKVIFASEQGVKNTKSSLTIPAHTTVLVK, encoded by the coding sequence ATGAAAAAATGGTACGCTGTATCATTATCATTGCCGTTAGCAGCTAGTTTATCATCCAGGGTAAGTGTTAAGGAAGAGAAAAACCAAAATGATAAAGACGGTGTTTTTTATGAAATCTATGTGAAGTCTTTTTATGATTCTGATGGAAATGGCCATGGCGATTTAAAAGGGGTTATTAAGAAGCTGGATTATTTAAATGATGGAAATAGAAATACGAACAAGGATTTACAAGTTAATGGCTTGTGGTTAATGCCGATTAATACCTCTCCAAGCTACCATAAATATGATGTGACAGATTACTATAGTATCGATCCTGAATATGGAACATTGGCAGATTTTCATGAACTTACATTAGAAGCACATAAACGTGACGTTAAAGTTATTATAGATTTAGTAATCAATCATACAAGCAGTGAACATCCTTGGTTTATAGAAGCCAGCCGAGATGTTACTAGTAAATATCATGATTATTATGTTTGGTCAGATGAACATACTGATTTAAGTGAAACTGGATCATGGGGCCAGCAGGTGTGGTATAAAAATCTGAATGGAGCAGGCTATTATTACGGCACTTTTTGGTCTGGGATGCCTGACTTAAACTTTACTAATCCTCATGTAAGAGAAGAGCTAATAAAGATTGGCCAGTATTGGTTAAAGCAGGGGGCGGACGGTTTCAGGTTAGATGCGGCTATGCATATTTATAAAGGACAAACAACAGATGGTGCATTAAACAACCTAAAATGGTGGGAGCAATTCAGAGCAGCGATGCTAGAGGTAAAACCAGATGTATATTTGGTTGGAGAGGTTTGGGATGTGGCAGAGGTGGTTGCACCATACTACAAGTCATTAGATTCTGCATTTAACTTTGATTTAGCCAGCAAAATCGTTCATTCTGTTAAAAACGGTATAGATGAAGGAATAGCTGCCGCCGCAATAGCTACAGATGAACTTTACAGAACCTATAACCCAAACAAAATCGATGCAACCTTCTTAACAAACCATGATCAAATTCGAGTTATGAGCGAATTAAATGGAGATATAAAAAAGGGCAAATCTGCAGCCTCCATTCTCTTAACATTGCCTGGTAATCCATTCCTATATTATGGAGAAGAAATCGGCATGACAGGCGAAAAACCAGATGAGCTAATTCGTGAACCATTTCGGTGGTACGAGGGTGATGGTGAAGGCCAAACAAGCTGGCAGTCACCTGTTTATAATATTGGCAATAACGGTATTTCAGTCGAAGGACAAGACGATAGGGAAAATTCGCTGTTAAGTCACTACCGTAAAATGATTCGTATTCGGCAGCAGTATGAGGAGTTAGGCAAAGGCAATTTAGAAACTATCGAAGTGAATAATGCCAAAGTTGTTGCTTATAATCGCACGTATAAAAAAAGCTCGATTCAGATTTTTCATAATATCGCAAATGAAACAGTTGTTGTAAAGACTCCACTTATAGGGAAAGTTATTTTCGCAAGTGAACAGGGAGTTAAGAACACGAAATCTTCACTAACCATTCCTGCTCACACAACTGTTTTAGTGAAATAA
- a CDS encoding ABC transporter ATP-binding protein, which produces MQAGIEVHDLTVSFGETTVLNNISLSFEENKIHGLVGRNGSGKTMLLKCICGFVLPAAGSIKIAHQQIGKDCDVPENIGIIIEAPGFLPNYDGYTNLKFLAAIKKQISKEQILQVIEKVGLDSKSKKHVGKYSLGMRQRLGLAQALMENPDILILDEPMNGLDNQGVKDIRKVLLELKNQGKTILLASHSREDIEILCDTVNELDHGKIINSYTKNG; this is translated from the coding sequence ATGCAAGCAGGTATAGAGGTCCATGATTTAACAGTAAGCTTTGGAGAAACGACTGTATTAAATAATATTTCCTTATCATTTGAAGAAAATAAGATCCACGGTTTAGTTGGCAGGAATGGTTCTGGGAAAACAATGCTCTTAAAATGTATTTGCGGGTTCGTTCTCCCTGCGGCTGGAAGTATTAAGATAGCTCATCAGCAAATCGGGAAGGATTGTGACGTACCAGAGAATATTGGAATAATTATTGAAGCACCGGGTTTTCTTCCTAATTATGATGGGTACACCAATTTAAAATTTCTTGCTGCAATCAAAAAGCAAATCTCAAAAGAACAGATTCTGCAAGTAATTGAAAAGGTTGGATTAGATTCTAAAAGCAAAAAGCATGTCGGCAAATATTCACTTGGAATGAGGCAGCGACTTGGTCTCGCTCAGGCACTGATGGAGAATCCTGATATTCTTATTCTTGATGAACCGATGAATGGCTTGGATAATCAAGGTGTGAAAGATATTCGCAAGGTCCTTTTAGAGCTGAAAAATCAAGGAAAAACAATATTACTCGCAAGCCATAGTAGAGAGGATATCGAAATTCTGTGTGACACAGTAAATGAATTGGATCACGGCAAAATAATAAACTCGTATACTAAAAATGGTTGA
- a CDS encoding esterase/lipase family protein yields MKNTKLLISLVACMAIFVSVVGIKPSVSKAASSHDPVIYVHGTGGNSTNFFAIKSYLKSQGWADNELYAIELIDKTGNSYTNAKQLATYVDQVLKKTGKSKVDIIGHSAGGINTLTYILNTGGTKVNDVVTLGSPNRFITSTAPVGKDSNHKILYTSIYSSSDYLVPTWLSNLKGAKNVQLSGIGHLGLVANSKVNELIKAGLNGGGQNTN; encoded by the coding sequence ATGAAGAATACTAAATTACTAATTTCATTAGTTGCGTGTATGGCTATTTTTGTTTCTGTTGTTGGCATTAAGCCTTCTGTATCTAAAGCAGCATCAAGTCATGATCCAGTCATTTATGTCCATGGTACAGGCGGGAACAGCACCAACTTCTTTGCGATTAAAAGCTATCTAAAGTCACAGGGCTGGGCAGATAACGAGCTTTATGCGATTGAACTAATCGATAAAACAGGTAACAGCTACACAAATGCAAAACAGCTTGCAACATATGTTGATCAAGTGTTAAAGAAAACAGGCAAGAGCAAAGTCGATATTATCGGTCATAGTGCCGGCGGAATTAATACACTGACGTATATCTTGAATACAGGCGGAACAAAAGTCAATGATGTTGTGACATTAGGTTCACCTAACCGCTTCATTACATCAACAGCACCTGTTGGAAAAGACTCTAATCATAAAATTTTGTATACATCTATTTACAGTTCAAGTGATTATTTAGTACCAACATGGCTATCTAACCTAAAAGGAGCGAAAAACGTTCAGCTTAGTGGGATTGGCCATTTAGGATTGGTTGCTAACAGCAAGGTCAATGAGCTTATTAAGGCAGGATTAAATGGCGGGGGCCAGAATACGAACTAA
- a CDS encoding esterase/lipase family protein — protein sequence MRVVHSLIACMTILLCSVGLNPTVSEAQRVTHDPVIFVHGLGGNSTNFYFIKTYLKQQGWADNELYAIELVDKTGNSITNAKQLATYVDDVLKKTGKKKVDIIGHSAGGINALTYILNTGGSKVSDVVTLGSPNRVITTKAPVGTDPNRKILYTSIYSTTDYITPYRLSILDGAKNIQISGVDHLGLVASKKVNELIKAGLDGGGLNTNK from the coding sequence ATGAGAGTGGTACATTCACTAATAGCATGCATGACAATCCTTTTATGCTCAGTCGGTTTAAATCCTACTGTCTCCGAAGCACAACGAGTTACACATGATCCCGTTATTTTCGTTCATGGTTTAGGCGGAAACAGTACGAACTTTTATTTCATAAAAACCTACTTGAAGCAGCAAGGCTGGGCAGACAATGAGCTTTATGCCATTGAATTAGTTGATAAAACAGGCAACAGTATTACTAATGCAAAACAGCTTGCCACTTATGTAGATGATGTACTAAAGAAAACAGGGAAAAAGAAAGTCGATATTATCGGTCACAGTGCAGGCGGCATTAATGCCTTAACATATATCCTTAATACAGGTGGAAGCAAGGTTAGTGATGTTGTGACATTAGGGTCTCCAAATCGTGTAATAACAACAAAAGCACCTGTAGGAACAGATCCTAACCGCAAGATTTTGTATACTTCCATTTACAGCACAACCGATTATATAACACCATACCGTCTTTCCATCCTTGATGGAGCGAAAAATATCCAAATCAGTGGCGTTGACCATTTGGGGCTAGTTGCTAGTAAAAAGGTGAACGAGTTAATTAAGGCTGGATTAGATGGCGGCGGTTTGAATACGAATAAATAG
- a CDS encoding sugar kinase — translation MPKNVAAFGEVMMRLQVPGYKLLSQGSTLNYSFSGTGVNVTAALARFGHTGLLVSTLPENPIGDAALSYLQKLGITTSFIRRDGKYVGMYVLENGFGARPSRVTYTNRLESSFNTAAEGTYDFNAIVKQVDIVHFCGITLAMNDTVRHLMKTLAKAVKENGGTIVFDCNYRPSLWGEAGYIKAKPHYEEMLQLADIVMMNEMDAQFVLNLKTEKNDRSEQLKELIPIVAKTYNISVIAGTHRTINGDNTHSLQGFIFKNQAFSFSKTLSFSVYDRIGAGDAYTSGIIHGEMEGFPPEKTVEFAAAAGMLAHTIAGDTPMSTESEILRAITESVGDIER, via the coding sequence ATGCCTAAGAATGTTGCAGCATTTGGAGAGGTTATGATGCGTCTGCAGGTGCCTGGATACAAACTTCTCTCCCAAGGAAGCACTTTAAACTATTCCTTTTCTGGTACAGGAGTGAACGTAACCGCAGCACTAGCAAGATTTGGCCATACGGGGCTGCTTGTGTCCACATTGCCAGAAAATCCAATTGGTGATGCAGCTCTTTCCTACCTTCAAAAACTTGGAATCACAACATCATTCATTAGACGAGATGGAAAGTATGTTGGTATGTACGTATTAGAAAATGGCTTTGGTGCCAGGCCAAGTAGGGTTACATATACCAATCGGCTTGAAAGCAGTTTTAATACCGCAGCTGAGGGAACGTATGATTTTAACGCCATCGTAAAGCAAGTCGATATTGTACATTTTTGTGGCATCACGCTAGCAATGAATGATACTGTCCGTCATCTTATGAAAACATTAGCCAAAGCGGTAAAGGAAAATGGGGGGACAATTGTTTTTGATTGTAACTACCGTCCATCGCTCTGGGGTGAGGCCGGATATATAAAAGCGAAGCCACATTACGAAGAAATGCTGCAGTTAGCTGACATTGTCATGATGAATGAAATGGATGCACAGTTTGTACTAAACTTGAAAACAGAGAAGAATGATCGCAGTGAGCAGCTGAAGGAATTAATTCCAATTGTTGCAAAAACCTATAACATCTCTGTCATTGCTGGCACACACCGGACAATCAACGGTGACAATACACATTCCTTACAAGGTTTTATCTTTAAGAATCAAGCATTCAGCTTTTCAAAAACATTATCTTTTTCTGTCTATGACAGAATTGGAGCAGGAGATGCCTATACAAGCGGGATTATACATGGTGAAATGGAAGGATTTCCACCTGAGAAAACAGTTGAATTTGCCGCCGCCGCGGGAATGCTCGCACATACAATCGCAGGAGACACACCAATGTCGACAGAGTCGGAAATATTGCGGGCGATCACAGAATCAGTAGGAGATATTGAAAGGTGA
- the dagF gene encoding 2-dehydro-3-deoxy-phosphogluconate aldolase yields the protein MSNISNRFYRNRVALNVLANSVENAKEVFEAAEGYVLVGVLSKDYSTVEEAVTAMKEYGKEIDEAVSIGLGAGDNRQAAVVAEIAKYYSGSHINQVFPSVGATRANLGEKDSWINSLVSPTGRVGYVNISTGPISAAHEEHAIVPIKTAIALVRDMGGNALKYFPMNGLSSEDEFRAVAQACGEEGFALEPTGGIDKENFEQILRIALEANVPQVIPHVYSSIIDKNKGNTNIEDVRELLATIKKLVDQHA from the coding sequence ATGTCCAATATCTCAAACCGTTTTTACAGGAATCGTGTTGCCTTAAATGTTTTAGCAAATAGTGTTGAGAATGCAAAAGAGGTTTTTGAAGCTGCTGAAGGCTATGTGTTAGTTGGTGTTCTTTCGAAGGATTATTCTACTGTAGAAGAAGCAGTCACAGCAATGAAGGAATATGGGAAAGAAATAGATGAAGCTGTATCGATTGGATTGGGTGCAGGTGACAACCGTCAAGCTGCTGTTGTTGCAGAGATTGCAAAATACTATTCCGGCAGTCATATAAACCAAGTGTTTCCTTCTGTTGGAGCTACACGTGCCAATCTTGGTGAAAAAGATAGTTGGATTAACAGCTTGGTATCACCAACAGGACGGGTAGGTTATGTGAATATATCAACAGGGCCAATTAGTGCAGCACACGAAGAGCATGCAATTGTACCAATCAAAACTGCTATTGCGCTTGTACGCGACATGGGCGGAAATGCATTAAAATACTTCCCAATGAATGGGTTAAGCAGTGAAGACGAATTCCGCGCTGTTGCACAAGCATGTGGTGAAGAAGGCTTTGCATTAGAGCCTACAGGCGGGATTGACAAAGAGAATTTTGAACAAATTTTGCGTATTGCTTTAGAAGCCAATGTCCCGCAGGTTATTCCACATGTGTATTCCTCGATTATCGACAAAAACAAAGGAAATACAAATATCGAGGATGTACGTGAATTACTTGCAACTATAAAGAAATTGGTTGATCAACATGCCTAA
- a CDS encoding DgaE family pyridoxal phosphate-dependent ammonia lyase, with protein MENSLNAKYGLKRVINASGRMSILGVSAPTDTVMDAMKHGGQNYVEIADLVDKAGDYVAKILGSEAAVIVNSASSGIALSVAAIVTQGNRRKSERLHQENIPKSDIIMLKGHNVQYGAPVETMIYLGGGKPVEVGYANEGKAEHIEDAISENTAAILYVKSHHAVQKNMISVEEAWEVAKRNEIPLIVDAAAEEDLQKYVKFSDLAIYSGSKAIEGPTSGIVAGKRIYMEWLKTQLHGIGRSMKVGKETTFGLLQALDEYGNKEDKSEQEKEALQILMSLNKLDGVTVTIVQDEAGRAIFRARIQIDAEQVQLTAKEVNTRLREGEIAIYTRDYGVRQGYFDIDPRPLQHDDIQVIESKLREIVGGK; from the coding sequence ATGGAGAATTCATTAAATGCTAAATATGGGCTTAAGCGTGTAATTAATGCAAGTGGGCGAATGAGTATCTTAGGTGTGTCAGCACCAACTGATACGGTGATGGATGCCATGAAGCATGGTGGACAAAACTATGTGGAGATCGCAGATTTAGTCGATAAAGCAGGTGATTATGTTGCAAAAATCCTAGGTTCAGAGGCAGCAGTAATCGTAAACTCGGCATCAAGCGGGATTGCTCTTTCTGTTGCTGCAATTGTAACACAGGGCAATCGCCGTAAAAGTGAGCGACTTCATCAAGAGAATATTCCGAAAAGTGACATCATCATGCTAAAGGGTCACAATGTACAGTACGGAGCACCAGTGGAAACGATGATTTATTTAGGCGGTGGAAAGCCTGTTGAGGTTGGCTATGCCAATGAAGGGAAAGCGGAGCATATCGAAGATGCCATTTCTGAGAACACAGCAGCTATCCTCTATGTCAAATCACATCATGCCGTTCAAAAAAATATGATTTCTGTTGAGGAAGCATGGGAGGTTGCCAAACGGAATGAAATTCCACTTATCGTTGATGCAGCAGCAGAAGAGGACCTGCAAAAATATGTGAAATTCTCTGACCTTGCGATCTACAGTGGTTCAAAGGCGATCGAAGGACCAACTTCAGGAATTGTTGCTGGCAAACGAATCTATATGGAGTGGCTAAAGACACAATTACATGGGATTGGACGAAGTATGAAAGTCGGGAAAGAAACAACATTCGGCTTACTTCAGGCACTTGATGAATACGGCAATAAAGAAGACAAAAGCGAACAAGAGAAAGAAGCATTGCAAATATTAATGTCACTTAATAAGCTTGATGGCGTCACCGTAACGATTGTTCAGGATGAAGCGGGCCGTGCCATTTTCCGTGCCAGAATTCAAATTGATGCTGAACAAGTTCAATTAACAGCAAAAGAAGTGAATACAAGACTGCGAGAGGGTGAGATTGCCATTTATACACGTGATTATGGTGTGAGACAGGGCTATTTCGATATCGATCCCCGTCCGCTGCAGCATGATGATATTCAGGTAATTGAATCTAAGCTACGTGAAATAGTGGGAGGAAAATAA
- a CDS encoding amidohydrolase/deacetylase family metallohydrolase: MKDFVLHHVKRITGEEIDIVINDGKIAKLMPAGTGLGEHMIDCSGVYVSSGWIDLHVHAFPEFDPYGDEIDKIGVNQGVTTIVDAGSCGADRISEMAASRQKAKTNVFAFLNISSIGLQRVDELSRLEWIDKAKVLQAVNDYKELIVGLKARISKSVVCDNGIEPLRIARSLSNETALPLMVHIGSGPPFIDEIIPLLEKRDIITHYLNGKQNNLFDTQGKPLQVLKNAIERGVHLDVGHGTASFSFKVAQSAKRHNIGLNTISTDIYRNNRINGPVYSLANVLTKFLSLGYSLEEVIMAVTTNAANWLKKPELACIKVGAVANLTLFTVRNEQITLTDSEGEKREAKQRIETKGVVINGEFIKC, translated from the coding sequence ATGAAAGATTTCGTTTTACATCATGTAAAGAGAATAACCGGAGAGGAAATCGATATTGTCATAAATGACGGTAAAATTGCCAAACTCATGCCTGCAGGAACTGGACTTGGCGAGCATATGATAGATTGTTCAGGTGTTTACGTATCAAGTGGTTGGATCGATTTACATGTCCATGCATTTCCTGAATTTGATCCGTACGGTGATGAAATTGATAAAATCGGAGTAAATCAAGGTGTGACGACAATTGTTGATGCAGGTAGCTGTGGTGCAGATCGAATCTCCGAGATGGCGGCAAGCAGACAAAAAGCAAAAACAAATGTATTTGCATTTTTGAACATCTCCTCTATTGGTTTACAAAGAGTAGATGAATTATCCAGATTAGAATGGATCGATAAGGCAAAAGTTCTACAAGCCGTAAACGATTATAAGGAATTAATCGTTGGCTTAAAGGCACGGATTAGTAAAAGCGTGGTTTGTGATAATGGGATTGAACCCTTAAGGATTGCACGGTCACTTTCAAATGAAACAGCATTGCCGTTAATGGTCCACATCGGTTCTGGTCCACCATTCATCGATGAAATTATTCCTCTCCTAGAGAAAAGAGATATCATTACACATTATCTCAATGGGAAACAAAATAATCTTTTCGATACACAAGGAAAACCGCTCCAAGTGTTAAAAAATGCCATTGAACGCGGTGTGCATTTGGATGTTGGGCATGGTACAGCAAGCTTTTCCTTTAAGGTTGCACAATCGGCAAAACGTCATAACATTGGATTAAATACAATTAGTACAGATATTTATCGAAACAATCGGATAAACGGTCCTGTATATAGCTTGGCTAATGTTCTAACAAAATTCCTTTCCCTAGGATATTCGCTGGAGGAAGTAATCATGGCAGTTACGACAAATGCTGCTAACTGGCTAAAAAAACCTGAGCTTGCTTGCATAAAGGTTGGTGCTGTTGCGAATTTGACCCTTTTTACTGTTCGGAATGAACAGATTACCCTCACTGATTCTGAAGGTGAAAAGCGGGAAGCGAAGCAAAGAATAGAAACAAAAGGAGTGGTTATAAATGGAGAATTCATTAAATGCTAA
- a CDS encoding GntR family transcriptional regulator: protein MKLLRKKGPFYIQVKNELKERMIKGVYPKNSLIPPEPELEKEFGVSKITIRKAVEQLALEGYVEKHSGIGTKVLDNRAISKLSKGQGFSEYLLSTGYTLRKGNVTISKIVVSDHPILSNVFHEKECYCIERIFTLNDQPYIHFTHYIPGRFLLSLDPDTFKNSLYEVLYEKGVYFNRFQDEFGVEIPSGKIARLLNIEPQPLFQRTRFSYDINEQIIEYSIGYYNTDIHKYVVNLNI, encoded by the coding sequence ATGAAATTGTTACGGAAAAAGGGACCATTTTATATTCAAGTGAAAAATGAATTAAAAGAACGGATGATAAAAGGAGTCTATCCTAAAAATTCGTTAATCCCGCCTGAACCCGAATTGGAAAAGGAATTCGGTGTTAGTAAAATCACGATACGAAAAGCTGTCGAACAGTTAGCCCTTGAAGGCTATGTCGAAAAACATAGTGGTATCGGTACGAAAGTATTAGATAATCGAGCCATTTCAAAACTATCAAAGGGGCAGGGATTTTCTGAATATTTATTATCGACAGGATATACCTTAAGAAAGGGTAACGTAACAATTTCTAAAATAGTTGTGTCAGACCATCCAATCTTATCTAACGTTTTTCATGAAAAAGAGTGCTATTGTATTGAGCGAATTTTTACGTTAAATGACCAGCCGTACATTCATTTTACTCACTATATTCCTGGTCGTTTTTTACTTTCGCTTGACCCTGATACATTTAAAAATTCCCTGTATGAAGTGCTGTATGAAAAGGGAGTATACTTTAATCGGTTTCAAGATGAATTTGGAGTGGAAATTCCAAGTGGAAAAATTGCTCGGTTGCTAAATATTGAGCCGCAGCCATTATTTCAAAGAACACGTTTTTCGTATGACATCAATGAACAAATAATCGAATATTCGATTGGCTACTATAATACGGATATTCATAAATATGTTGTGAACTTAAATATATAG
- a CDS encoding DUF871 domain-containing protein, with protein MKRLGVSIYPEKSMMEEDKQYLKMAKAYGFDRVFTCLLSASKPKEELMREFTEIITFAKALHMEVILDVSPAVFDKLTISYDDLGFFHELGADGIRLDLGFDGLKEAKMTNNPYGLKLELNMSNDVDYLSNILTHQGNKDYIIGCHNFYPQKYTGLPYDFFIECSKRFKKYGIRTAAFITSSVGQIGPWDINDGLCTLEQHRNLPINIQAKHLWATGLIDDIIIGNAYASEDELRILGELNRDILELEIELEPEASELEANIALNETHIRRGDITEYMIRSVDVRKKYADHSVEEKQSVPQTTGDIFIGNNQFGKYKGELQVVLKDMPEDNRKNKIAKVVADEHFLMEYIKPWSAFKLVNVK; from the coding sequence ATGAAGCGTTTAGGTGTATCCATTTATCCAGAAAAATCAATGATGGAAGAGGATAAACAATATTTGAAAATGGCAAAAGCTTATGGGTTTGATCGTGTATTTACTTGCTTACTATCAGCTTCAAAGCCGAAAGAGGAATTAATGCGAGAATTTACCGAGATTATTACTTTTGCAAAGGCATTACATATGGAAGTTATTTTAGATGTCTCTCCTGCCGTCTTTGACAAACTAACTATTAGTTATGATGATTTAGGTTTTTTCCATGAGCTAGGTGCTGATGGAATCAGACTTGATTTAGGATTTGACGGATTAAAGGAAGCAAAAATGACAAATAATCCTTACGGTTTAAAATTAGAGTTGAATATGAGTAATGATGTTGATTATCTGTCCAATATTTTAACACATCAAGGGAATAAGGATTATATCATTGGATGTCACAATTTTTATCCGCAAAAATATACCGGTTTACCATATGACTTCTTTATAGAATGTTCGAAACGCTTTAAAAAATATGGCATTAGAACTGCCGCCTTTATAACATCCTCAGTAGGACAAATAGGGCCATGGGATATTAATGACGGGTTATGTACATTAGAGCAGCATCGAAATCTGCCAATAAACATTCAAGCAAAGCATTTATGGGCAACAGGGCTTATTGATGACATCATCATTGGCAATGCTTATGCAAGTGAGGATGAGCTTCGTATACTGGGGGAGCTTAATCGGGATATTTTAGAACTAGAAATTGAATTAGAGCCTGAGGCAAGCGAATTAGAAGCTAATATAGCTTTAAACGAAACACATATACGCCGCGGTGATATTACAGAATATATGATTCGTTCAGTAGACGTACGAAAAAAATACGCTGATCATTCTGTTGAGGAAAAACAATCAGTGCCGCAAACGACTGGAGATATTTTTATTGGCAATAATCAGTTTGGAAAATATAAAGGCGAATTGCAAGTTGTGTTAAAGGATATGCCTGAAGATAATCGGAAAAACAAAATCGCAAAAGTTGTTGCTGATGAGCATTTTCTAATGGAGTATATCAAGCCCTGGAGCGCCTTTAAGTTGGTAAATGTAAAATGA